Proteins from a genomic interval of Thermorudis peleae:
- a CDS encoding ABC transporter substrate-binding protein — MRTREEIYGALLEEWLSKGLDRRQFLRLVAMGASATSLALILAACGGSKTGSVSTPGQPTRPASSPTPAGTPTPIAQTIGKAAMTPNPMPTSAPFVNKPFLIALNVEPDSLDVHDSFFNASLGVDKCIYEGLVGLDDKMRIVNQLAESWEPSADGKEFTFRLRKGVTFHDGTPFNAQAVKANFDRVLNETGLKRHQYFAAWLDHVEVIDDGTVKLVAKSRFAAMVATICPSSRKVNSFPVGPKVPTIQPTG, encoded by the coding sequence ATGCGGACACGGGAAGAGATTTACGGGGCGCTGTTGGAGGAATGGTTAAGCAAAGGGCTCGATCGTCGGCAGTTTCTCCGGCTAGTCGCCATGGGTGCGAGCGCAACGTCGCTGGCCCTGATACTAGCCGCCTGTGGCGGCTCGAAGACCGGCTCGGTCAGCACGCCAGGCCAGCCAACCCGCCCAGCCAGTTCACCGACACCAGCTGGCACACCCACGCCAATCGCTCAGACAATTGGCAAGGCAGCGATGACGCCAAATCCAATGCCGACCTCGGCGCCGTTTGTCAATAAGCCATTCCTCATCGCCCTCAACGTCGAGCCTGACTCACTCGACGTCCATGACTCGTTCTTCAACGCCTCACTCGGCGTTGACAAGTGCATCTATGAGGGCTTAGTTGGACTCGATGACAAGATGCGTATCGTCAACCAGTTGGCTGAATCGTGGGAACCTTCGGCCGACGGGAAAGAATTCACCTTCCGGCTGCGCAAAGGAGTGACTTTCCATGACGGCACGCCGTTCAACGCCCAGGCAGTGAAAGCCAACTTCGATCGGGTTCTGAACGAGACCGGGCTGAAGCGCCACCAGTACTTCGCAGCCTGGCTTGACCATGTTGAAGTGATCGATGACGGCACCGTCAAACTGGTAGCCAAGTCACGATTTGCGGCGATGGTTGCAACCATTTGCCCATCCAGCCGGAAGGTGAATTCCTTTCCCGTCGGGCCGAAGGTTCCCACGATTCAGCCAACTGGTTGA